In the genome of Mastomys coucha isolate ucsf_1 unplaced genomic scaffold, UCSF_Mcou_1 pScaffold21, whole genome shotgun sequence, the window gtcttaggtgaccctgtgaaaaggtcatttgatccccaggttgagaactgctgccatAGGAGATCAGCTGCATTAGGGAACTGCCCTCCAGGAAGTACAGTtagcacccatgcacacacacttctctttttaaaaaaaaaaaaaaaagatttatttatttattttatgtatatgagtacactgtagctgtacagatggttgtgagccatcatgtggttgctggaaattaaatCGGCCCCTCTTGCTCCGGCCCTGATTGCTTTGGCTcgaagatttttatttattatatctaagtgcactgtagttgtcttcagacacaccagaagagggtgtcagatctcattatagatggttgtgagccaccatgtggttgctgggatttgaactcaggaccttcggaagagcagtcaatgctctcaaccactgagccatctcttcagcccgcACACACACTTCTGACCTTGACAAAGGATTCTTACATCCAGATGTTGCAAACCCAGCACTTTGAGAGGCCGTGGGCATCCTCCCCACCCCGACCCCCCTCAGTGCTGAGCCTTTGCTATCCTCACAGGACCATGAGGGGTGCCATCACTAGCTCCATTCCCCTCTCCACATTCTAGAGCTAAGGATTGACCCATGGGGCCTTCCACATGCTAGATGAGCATCCACCACTGGACTACTCTCTAGCCCTTATATTGCTCTGtggtttgagatagggtctcactaagttgcccaagcAAGCCTTGGactcaatcctcctgcatcaCCCTTCTGAATAGCCCGGTGTTACAAGCCTATGCCACCAGGCCCGGTTCACATCTTCACATTTCTGATCCATAATCAAATCTGTGCACAGAGACTGAGAAANNNNNNNNNNNNNNNNNNNNNNNNNNNNNNNNNNNNNNNNNNNNNNNNNNNNNNNNNNNNNNNNNNNNNNNNNNNNNNNNNNNNNNNNNNNNNNNNNNNNNNNNNNNNNNNNNNNNNNNNNNNNNNNNNNNNNNNNNNNNNNNNNNNNNNNNNNNNNNNNNNNNNNNNNNNNNNNNNNNNNNNNNNNNNNNNNNNNNNNNNNNNNNNNNNNNNNNNNNNNNNNNNNNNNNNNNNNNNNNNNNNNNNNNNNNNNNNNNNNNNNNNNNNNNNNNNNNNNNNNNNNNNNNNNNNNNNNNNNNNNNNNNNNNNNNNNNNNNNNNNNNNNNNNNNNNNNNNNNNNNNNNNNNNNNNNNNNNNNNNNNNNNNNNNNNNNNNNNNNNNNNNNNNNNNNNNNNNNNNNNNNNNNNNNNNNNNNNNNNNNNNNNNNNNNNNNNNNNNNNNNNNNNNNNNNNNNNNNNNNNNNNNNNNNNNNNNNNNNNNNNNNNNNNNNNNNNNNNNNNNNNNNNNNNNNNNNNNNNNNNNNNNNNNNNNNNNNNNNNNNNNNNNNNNNNNNNNNNNNNNNNNNNNNNNNNNNNNNNNNNNNNNNNNNNNNNNNNNNNNNNNNNNNNNNNNNNNNNNNNNNNNNNNNNNNNNNNNNNNNNNNNNNNNNNNNNNNNNNNNNNNNNNNNNNNNNNNNNNNNNNNNNNNNNNNNNNNNNNNNNNNNNNNNNNNNNNNNNNNNNNNNNNNNNNNNNNNNNNNNNNNNNNNNNNNNNNNNNNNNNNNNNNNNNNNNNNNNNNNNNNNNNNNNNNNNNNNNNNNNNNNNNNNNNNNNNNNNNNNNNNNNNNNNNNNNNNNNNNNNNNNNNNNNNNNNNNNNNNNNNNNNNNNNNNNNNNNNNNNNNNNNNNNNNNNNNNNNNNNNNNNNNNNNNNNNNNNNNNNNNNNNNNNNNNNNNNNNNNNNNNNNNNNNNNNNNNNNNNNNNNNNNNNNNNNNNNNNNNNNNNNNNNNNNNNNNNNNNNNNNNNNNNNNNNNNNNNNNNNNNNNNNNNNNNNNNNNNNNNNNNNNNNNNNNNNNNNNNNNNNNNNNNNNNNNNNNNNNNNNNNNNNNNNNNNNNNNNNNNNNNNNNNNNNNNNNNNNNNNNNNNNNNNNNNNNNNNNNNNNNNNNNNNNNNNNNNNNNNNNNNNNNNNNNNNNNNNNNNNNNNNNNNNNNNNNNNNNNNNNNNNNNNNNNNNNNNNNNCTTCCTCTTCATGCCCCCCCTCCCTGCACCCCAGGGCAGTTTTCTTGGAGGTTTAGAGGACAGAAAATTAGGCTAATTTGGAACTCAGAGAATAGGTGTTTTGCCCTCAGGCATGAGGGGCTAAGTTCAATTCCCCTCcccaaggaagcagagagcaggtgGATCACTGGGACTCAGTAATAGCTGGCTTGGCCTTATCCATAAGCCCCAGCTCagcaagagacactgtctcaaaaacaaaacaacaacaacaacaacaaaaacaaagtggggtcccagggatcaaattcatcaaactcaggttgtcaggcttggtggcaagagcccTTCGCTGATGAGCCACAagtgtcccctgacctccacacatgtgcataacacacacccacacaaataccCTCAAGGTTGAGGTTGACTTCTGGCATGAGTTCAAGTTTATACACAAAAGAAGGGGGAAAGCAGGTGGGCTCCGAGGTGTAAAGGTCTAAGATTCACTGCACTGGGGGAGGGCAGGACAATGGAGGAGGGGTATCTTCAGAGACTGCAGCAAGTAAATAGTGTCTCTAGCAAGCAGACAGATTTCAGTGGGTGTCTAGAGAAAGGCACAGACACACTAGAAAGTTCGACTGTTAAACTCTGAGAGGCAAGGGCAGGCTAGCAGGCAGAGTTCAGATAACTATGGCAAGGGAGGGGCTTGGGGTACTTAAATTTCcagcttttaaaagtaaaaccaaaactaaatacCACTTCTCAGGGCCCTGGCTCTGGGGCAATTAGCATCCCTTGTCATCCCTAGAGGGATGTTGTTAGATCTTCCTAAGAACATGGAGGAGTTGGTGCTGTTACATTTAAATGAGGAgctttggggagagagagagagagagagagagagacttgctgGTTCCTGCCCATCTGATAAGTCTCAGCTACAGTTTCAGCTCATGCTGGCCTGAGAAAAATGGGTGGTTGAGGCCTGTGGGACCAGTAGCGAAGACCTCCACTGAGCCCAGCCAGGGAACCTCTGGCTCCTCCCACTCAGATCGGAGATACAGGATTGGATCCTATCTATAGAGCCCACAGTTTCCCCATAGAGAAGTGAAGATCAAAGGACGACTGTTTATGTTCCTTTTCCCCTCCATGGTCCAACGATCAAGTCCTGGGTTCCTTGAACAGCATGTGATAGGAACCTGAGGGCACTTGGCTGGAGTCCAGGTGAAATGGAGCACCCTGTTTGAGCTGTCCTTTCTTTGACAGGAGGGAAGGCTTCACCCAACCTCCTGCCCGCTCCCTCTAGGGCACCAGGATTCCCTGAAGGAAATCCTGGGAGGTagcaaaactgggaaaggaagttACAGATTCAGCACTTTCAGCCAGCCCAGTGAGACCGTAAATGGCTGGCTCCAAAGTTTATTGCGGTGATTCACCAGCGCTATGAGCAGTCTCTGTTCCTGCTTTCTGAAGATATTTCTCCTCACAGGAAGTAGCTGATCTAGAGGAAtccgtttgtttttgtttttgttttttttttacaaaaatgatCTACGCAcagataaacaaaagcaaaatgttcCTGGGGGAAGTTGGACTTGTCTGATCCTCCTATGCTGTGTCTGGCAGTGTCTATCTGGGCTTGGTTGCTtagaaggaaaaaagggggggggggtgtttaatAATTACCTCTGTTGACCTCTGTACCTTCTCACTTCTTCCACGCCTAGGCACAAGACATGGGGCTTGGCCCTATAGTTGCGGGCTGGGTGGTGGTCAGCAGAGTGAGCATCATCGGCAGAGGTAAGGCCTGCTGCTGTCCAGCCTGGGGCTTAGGCAGAGAAGGGATTTAGACTCAGGGTACCACCGTCACCTCTCTGTATGTTTTATGTTGAGCTGGTTTACTCCAGCAAATCATCCTTGCCTTAGTATGTTTTAGTATGTTTCAATTcttggtttattttatcttttttttctttctttctttttaaagacagagtctttctatgtatctcaggttgcccaggctggcctaaaacttactATTTCTACCTCAACTACCCTGGTGTTGGGAGTACAGGTATGcattaatatgtaatatgtaatgcATAATATGTAATACTGCCTTTATAGTTTTGAAAAGCAGTGACATTGGGTCATGAAAGTAGAGCATATTTTAAACGTACTGGGGGCAGGAAGGAGGATACAAGATAATGGGAAGAGCAGTGGCAAGCTCTGTGGCTTGGACAGCATTCGTGTCTGGCTTTCATCCTGGAGTGGAACAGAGTATCCTTGGGGGGAGCGAGGACTGTACTCTGCTCAGAGGGAGCAGCTCCTTGCTTTTGGTCAACCACCTAGATACCCAAGCCTGAGAGAGACTTTGATGAGCATCCCCCAGTCCTCTCTGCATATTGTTTGCACCAGCTGACTCAAGAGACTGCCCCTGGAGCTAGCAGTGGGCAACAATGGAGGAGACAAGCCTGAGGAGACGGAGAGAGGATGAGAAATCCATCCACAGTACTGAACCCAAGACCACAAGTCTCCAGAAAGAGGTGAGGGGTTGGCAGGGTTGGAGTGGGCCAACGAGTTGAGCAGTGTTGGCCCCACTGGTCCCTTTGTTTACTGAaccaaggtctcactgtgtagctctgcctggcctggaactaaagagtcttctgcctcagcatcctaagAATTGGGATGACAGACAAGCAGTACATGCCAGCATCATGCCTGGcgatgttttgttgttgctgctgtttttatAGTCTGTGTGTCAAGTCTTCATGGAGCTGTAACCACagcggttgtgagccactatgtgggttcaGGGAATAGAACTTGGTTCCTCAGAGCAGTCACTCTTAACTGCTGCGTTGGCCCTCCACACCCTGGCTGATTTTTAGTACATTTAACAGTTATCTGGACTTGTCTCTTGCACACCCACCAGTGAATTTAGTAACTCTTTTGAagtttatatctatctatctatctatctatctatctatctatctatctatctatatttaaagcccgtgtatgtgtttctctgtgtcagCAAGACATCTAACCTTACAGGGAGCCTGTAAACCAATGGTCTTTTCAAAAAGGATCAGAGAGGCTTCTGATGGCTGGTTCCCctaggcctccagtctcttactACAGCTTGCCCTCATCTGTCCCtgctgtggtgctgggaatggttGAGCCTCCAGCTACTGTGCTGCTGTGCACCAGAGAGCCAAGCTAGCGGGGAGGAGCTGACAGGTGGGACTAGCTGAATGCACAGAGgtgctggggggttgggggggggaggctgAGTTCCAGGGTAAGAGCGGAGGTGGATTGGAGCTGGGCTCGACACTCGGCACCTTTCCCAGGTATGTAGGCAGAGCAGGAGCCAAACAAGAAGGGCCAGGAAGCCTTTTAGGCTCATGGATGAGGAACCAGGGCTCCAGAGCAGCTCAAGCTAGGTTTTGAACTCCAGATGGCTTTCAAGGGCAACACTGGGGGACTCAAGTATGGGTGGGACCCACTGGATCCCACTCCCTAGCAGGTTTGGAGAGGGATGACATGAAGCTATGTGGCCTGCTGGTGGATAATATATCCCAACCAAGGGTCAGCATGGAGTCTTTGTCCTCAGGAGCCAGGCTCTGGACAGTGACATTGTCTTCTCTGCCAGTGGGAGTCCTGATCCCAGTAGTGCCTTCTTGGGACCCCATGACCCTGCAGCCACCCAGCACAGCAAGAAAACCCCAGGTGTCTACACTCAGGCAGCCAGATGCTGAATGGCTACTGATATCCAATTTGGAAGCTACCAGTGTCTCTGCTGGGAGAAGGTTCTGGGGTCTCCAGTGGCACTGAGACAAGCCCACACCCTGGGAGGggctgaggaaggaaaggaagcccAGGCAGCCTTGCTCAGCCTTAAGGTGGATGGAAGCTGATCTTGCTCTTCATGATTCTCCATTTGAGTTTGCAGAGCCCTGGGCACCTTCCATGGGCCAGCGGAATTAAGTAGAAGCCTGCAGcagcattttattttgtaattttacttaatttttgacTCATTGATTGGTATTAAGtttatgcaaaataaaatgtgcagattttccctccttttttttctttttgagacaggatctcatgtaggaaaagcttcaaactcactacatagccaaggatggcctcaaactcctgatccttctgcctctacctcacaagtgTTGGGATTTCAGGCCTGAGCCATCTGGCTACCTTCCTAAAATTTTCCTAGAAAGCTCAGGCCTCTGAAGTGTCACCACAGGAATTTTGTCACTGTCACCACTGTTCTGCTCCTGGGAGGTCCCTACTGTTCATGTGGCCAGGACTCAGTCTTTGAGTCTTGTCTTGATGGTgggaaactttctttttcttttcctctttctcttttttctttttcttccttctttcttttcctccccactcccctactctgagagtctcactatgtagtccaggctgacctcgaagtcaagcctcagcttcctcagtgctgTGAATGCTGGCCATCACACCCACTGAAGAAGTCTGTTCTGTTCTGACCATCTGAGGCATTTTCCACAGGCTCTTCTTTCTGGAAGCCCGTTGACTGGATCAGTGTTTACATGGAAGGCAGGCATCAAGCTATGCGTGAAATGGGTGTGATAGGGTACAGCCAAAGCATGGGGCAGTACTGATGATGAATCAGTGTAAGGAACGTGACCTGATGTTCTGGTGACAGTGACACAGTGTGGACATGCCTGGGGCCCGGGTTAGTTTGGGTTCTTCTGGCCAcagtggggttgggggagtcACCTCTGGCCCCCTGAACTCCTGGCTGGTAGAGTTAATTCTGTTCTTGCACATGCAGGTGGGTCTTCTCAGTGGCATCTGTATCATTGTGGGCACCATCATCGGCTCCGGGATCTTCATCTCCCCCAAGTCTGTGCTGGCCAACACAGAGTCTGTAGGGCCCTGTCTCATCATATGGGCAGCCTGTGGAATCCTGGCTACACTGGGTAATAGAGGCGACTCCCTGGTGACTTCTCCATCGAGTGTGGAGACAAGCCACATAAGCACAGGGTTACAtttggtagcctgggctggtctcaaactgtGGTATGCATATTGCGGGGTGGAGCTGTGGATCTGAGGTTCAGCATCCTTCCTCTCAAGGTGTTTAGACAATgctgcacaccaggctggaaggatgaagcagagctTGGAATGGGTAGGGTTCTGCAGGATCCTCatctgggctgtgtgtgtgtgtgtgtgtgtgtgttctcagaggATCTTAGTGTTACAGTTCCTTTAGACAAAGACCTTCTCTGACAATCATCAATGCAATGTTCTCAGAGAATCTTAGCTTGTGTGCATACCTTTATTCTGGGTGGGCTTGTACACATACactttactcagggtgaaccGGGGTTACATATGGACCTTTGGAGAGTGGGTGAAGTTTCAATGGCTAGACTTTAAAGTACTGGGATACCTCCTTTGCATAGAGaagcattccaggaatcccaggtacttgctgggGTGGGGATTGAATTTGTGGGTCTGCTGAGGACTATTCGACCTTCCCCAGGTAGAGGGTGTGAGGAGTAGGGCTCCTTAGAAAAggtcctaagtgttgggattataggctggcaccaccatgcccagctgagtTCCTTGCAGTGGGCACGTGGTAGATAAGGGTGAATCTGACTGCAGTTAAAGATCCAGCAGCCAGACCTGGGCTGTTTAGAATGTGAATCCCCAGAGGAGGAAGCTCTGTGGAATAGGATGGAACCTCATAAGGTGGGGGCTCCCTTCTGTGTTCCAGGTGCCCTGTGCTTTGCAGAGCTTGGCACAATGATCACCAAGTCAGGGGGTGAGTACCCCTATCTGATGGAGGCCTTTGGCCCCATACCTGCCTACCTCTTCTCCTGGACCAGCCTGATCGTCATGAAGCCCTCATCCTTCGCCATCATCTGCCTCAGCTTTTCCGAGTATGTGTGTGCAGCCTTTTACTCAGGCTGCAAGCCTCCTGCTGTGGTAGTGAAAGTCCTGGCTGCTGCTGCCATCTGTGAGTACCAGCAGGGgttgggagggatggagggaaggaaaggtagGAAAGGCCTGAATTGTTGATGTCTTGGGACTGTAgtcttgtctcttccttcctcagcacAACAGGCCTGCAGGGTCTGCTGAAGCAGGCCCTGGTTGGCTATCGCAGCAGGTGTTGGGCAACTCCCAGGCAGGAAGGGAGCTATCATGGGCTTTTCTTGTTCAGGGCCTGGCTAGTTCTTCACAATCTGAGATTTCAAGGGTCAACATTGGTGTGTCTTAAAGTTGTTAAAGCTAGTTTATTCAGTTCTACTCCTTTCACTGAGggtaggaaaggggaggggaatagAAAAGAAGGGATGTCCAGGATCTTGGGAAACCCATGAATACAGACTGTTACCCGACTCGGGCCTTCCAGTGCTTATCACTACAGTGAATGCGCTGAGCGTGCGGCTTGGCAGCTATGTCCAGAATGTCTTCACGGCAGCCAAGATGGTGATCGtggccatcatcatcatcagcggACTGGTCTTCCTGGCCCAAGGTGAGGTGTGGCAGGATGGGACAGCAGGCTCCACCCGGCATGTGACTTCTTGTCTCCTGGAACAGTCTTGCCTACTAGCATGTGTGTTTTATGGTTTATATATTTGCACTTGCTTGTTGGCATTGATGGATTGATGGATTGATtgtttgattgactgattgattgattgactgattgattaaTGATACAGGAACTtaccatatagcccaggcttgtctCTAACTtatgatgctcctgcctcagtgctgggatggcagacaTATACTATCACACGTAATTTTGGTTCCTTTAATAAACGGGTCACAAGTCATAGCCTTCTTTCTGGTAAGAGGGGAATGATGTCGGTGTCTGGCCAGCTGACGTTCACGCTTCACTGTCTGGCTTAATTTCAGGAAATGTAAAGAACTTTCAGAATTCTTTTGAGGGTGCACAGACCTCTGTGGGCGCCATCAGCCTGGCATTTTACAATGGACTGTGGGCCTATGATGGGTGGTAAGCGCTTCTGAAACATTCCAAGTGGGGTCTTTACAATGCGTTGATTTCAGCTGCTATAGAGAGCAAAGATGTCCCGTTTCCAGGCCACAGCAGCACTGTTAGCTCCACATTCACAGTTCTTTTACAGGAAGTGCTCAAACCCTGACCTTCCTATGTCCCTGTGACATCGTGGGTCAAGACCCTTAACTCTTTCCTAGCCTGCAACTGCCCAGTGTAGCTGGTGAAGCCTTGTGTAGACTCTTTACCTGGAGAACACCATCTGAGCTGAACAGAGGCAGCACAGGCTGCCCAAATACCTGACAAGCCCAAGGATTTTCAACAGTACCAGCACGGCAGTCCGGCAGTCCAGGAGACATTAGATGCACCATGCTGTGTTCCTCAAGGGAGTATGGCCATGGTGATGCTGGCCCTCCTCTGTAACCACTGGTACAGGGTTCATCCTTCCTTCAAACTCTTTCCAGGTTTTCAAAGTACCTTGAATATTCTTAGAAATTCACATGATTTTCACAGAGAACAAAGACTTAACCCAGTGACAGAGCTAGCTCTTTGCAGTTGCAAGGAAGACCTGTCACCAACAGGAAATAGGGAGCAGAAGTTACCCTGCACTGGTGTGGAAAGCTTTTTTGGCCTTTTTTCCCCCAACACTCAGCACTCCTTGCTTTATTTTGCTCTATTTTTAATGTTGAGAatggaacctagggctttgtatatgcttggaAAGCATTCTattgctgagccacaccccctgcccctcactgggggattctaggcaggggctctaccactgagccatacccccagcccctcactgagggatcctaggcaggggctctaccactgagctatacccccagcctctcactgggggattctaggcaggggctctaccactgagccacgtccccagtccctcactgggggattctaggtagaCACTGATGCTGAGCCATGCCTTTCTGTCCTACAGTACAAATCCTAAAATAAGCCAATATTTATCATTGCTCTACAAACTTAGCCGAGAGTCACAAAGCATGTCATAGTGTCATCCTTGTTCCTTTTCCTTGTCTAGGAACCAACTCAACTATATCACTGAAGAGCTTAGAAACCCGTACAGGTAAGAGCATTGTGTAGGGCTTGGGCTGATGCTCCCACAGCATATTTCTCCTCTATGGGCAGAAAGTGGAGCTGCTGCCTCTTTCCACTGTTCCGTTATTCCACGAGCCTCTTCCACTCAGTCGATTCCTGCTCCCCATGCCTGTgggcatggaacccagggccttgatcattctgggcaagtgttctaccactgggCTATGGTATGCCCTGTCACTGACTAAACAGCAGTACCCTATGTGGTCATTATCCCATTAGTCTGTCTCTGTTGGACAGTGACATGGTTGGTAATAGGAAGGAAGAACATTGACTTTATTTCTGCTTTAAGCCATTCAATTCTCCTGCCCTGGAATATCCTTTGAAAATGTCTCGTCTCTTTTGGGACTCCTGTGGaatagaagcagagaggagaggagggaggaaataagACCAGATGAAAATCTCAATAGTACCAGTTTCACATGATGCTCTGGTGTGACTCTGGGTGCCTGTGTCTTTGTTCCTCTCAGAAACCTGCCCATGGCCATTATCATTGGGATTCCTCTGGTGACTGTATGCTACATCCTCATGAATATTGCCTACTTCACAGTGATGACCCCAACGGAGCTCTTGCAGTCCCAGGCTGTGGCTGTAGTAAGTTGCTGGTACAGTGATCTTTGGAAGGAGGGAGACTCAGAGCAGATGAACTGGGCACACATCTAGGCTGGGGGCCAAAGGCAGTGGGTAAAATTGTCAACTTGTAGCAGGCTGTGGCTCCTGGGTCCTCAGCCTCTCTCCCAGCTGCATGTAGCAATGGCTGAAGGACCCTGGGCTGGAGTcctcagaggaagaaggaagaagagtgcCATGAGTGAGAGGAGGTGACTTTAGTAATGAATGGGTTGTGGGACCTACGCTGAGTAAGGGTACCAGGGAACCTAAGGATGTAGAAAAGCCCATGAACCCTGAAACAGGCAGTTAAAACAAGGTCATGCCTGGTGAGGGGATCAACAAAGTAAATTAAACAAGACAGATGCTAGGAAGTGAGGTGATTAAGGTGAAGCAGGTCCAGGAAGTGGGGTAATTAAGGTGAAGCAGGTCCAGGAAGTGGGGTAATTAAGGTGAGGTGGGGCCAGGAAGTGAGGTTAATTAAGGTGAGGTGGGGTCAGGAGTGAGGTAATTAAGGTGAGCTAGGACCAAGAAGTAAGGTGAGGTATGTCCAGGGAGGTAAGGTGGCGCTAGGAAACTGAGGTGAGAAGTAGGACCAACAAGTGAGGGTCAGAAGAGTAAGGTGACTGACAGAAATGCCACCAGAGTGGTGGGCAAGGGTCCTGTCACCAGCAGACTGGGCTGCTCTGAaggcttcttccttttctctagtAGAGGGCCCCAGAGGCTGTGTGCAATGAAATGACATGGGGCTATGGGTGCCCAGTGAAATCCCTCAGGATGGTACTCTGCTTTTCTGCAGACCTTCGGAGACCGAGTTCTCTATCCAGCATCTTGGGTAGTCCCACTTTTTGTGGCATTTTCAACCATCGGTGCTGCTAACGGGACCTGCTTTACAGCGGGCAGGTAGGGTACCCCCCTCCTTGCCACACTTTCAGGGGAAAACAAAGTCAATGAGGGGCCCCTCTACATCCTTAAAGTTCTGCTAGATTAAACCCCAGATCAGGGCTGAACCCAGAGCACGCTGGGTGCATGTCAACAAACTCTGAAGTCTAGACAAGGAATGTAGCTTGATCCTCAAAGTAAAGTAGCCCAGAAGGGGTGACAGCCTTGCTGGATGGAATTGGGCATAACTTGTGCACTTAGCCAGTCCCAGGGTCTAAACTAGGGAACCTTGCCACTTTAGgacaaggcagagggaagggtCAGTAGGTGAACAAGATTTGGCTTCCATTTGGCACTTTCTACACTGCATTTTCCTCCCCAGATGTTCTTCCTGAACATT includes:
- the Slc7a9 gene encoding B(0,+)-type amino acid transporter 1, coding for MEETSLRRRREDEKSIHSTEPKTTSLQKEVGLLSGICIIVGTIIGSGIFISPKSVLANTESVGPCLIIWAACGILATLGALCFAELGTMITKSGGEYPYLMEAFGPIPAYLFSWTSLIVMKPSSFAIICLSFSEYVCAAFYSGCKPPAVVVKVLAAAAILLITTVNALSVRLGSYVQNVFTAAKMVIVAIIIISGLVFLAQGNVKNFQNSFEGAQTSVGAISLAFYNGLWAYDGWNQLNYITEELRNPYRNLPMAIIIGIPLVTVCYILMNIAYFTVMTPTELLQSQAVAVTFGDRVLYPASWVVPLFVAFSTIGAANGTCFTAGRLIYVAGREGHMLKVLSYISVKRLTPAPALIFYGIIAIIYIIPGDINSLVNYFSFAAWLFYGMTILGLVVMRFTRKDLERPIKVPIFIPIVVILVSIFLILAPIISAPAWEYLYCVLFILSGLIFYFLFVYYKFGWAQRISRPVTKHLQMLMEVVPPEKDPE